A genomic window from Gossypium hirsutum isolate 1008001.06 chromosome D12, Gossypium_hirsutum_v2.1, whole genome shotgun sequence includes:
- the LOC107945117 gene encoding peptide methionine sulfoxide reductase B5 → MGLHILKTTPFSSSYSKALLLATAAKPSALAAAVLPCNPRLRFPFSSPKAITSSGYGSFLHLRKRGFRGSVVLTMAASGSVQKSEEEWSAILSPEQFRILRQKGTEYPGTGEYDKFFEEGIYKCAGCGTSLYKSTTKFNSGCGWPAFYEGLPGAINRHPDPDGMRTEITCAACGGHLGHVFKGEGFPTPTDERHCVNSISLKFIPANSSD, encoded by the exons ATGGGCCTTCACATCCTCAAAACGACGCCTTTTTCGTCTTCCTACTCCAAAGCTTTACTCCTCGCCACCGCCGCAAAACCCTCCGCTTTAGCTGCTGCTGTTCTTCCTTGTAATCCCCGCTTGAGATTTCCATTTTCTTCGCCAAAGGCCATTACTTCATCTGGGTATGGGAGTTTCCTTCATCTGAGGAAGCGTGGGTTTCGTGGGAGTGTCGTCTTAACCATGGCTGCTTCTGGTTCGGTCCAGAAGTCTGAGGAAGAGTGGAGTGCTATTCTTTCCCCAGAGCAGTTTCGAATTTTGAGACAAAAGGGCACCGA GTATCCAGGCACCGGAGAATATGATAAGTTCTTCGAAGAAGGTATCTATAAATGTGCAGGATGTGGGACTTCTCTTTACAAGTCCACTACAAAATTTAATTCAGGTTGTGGGTGGCCAGCTTTCTATGAGGGTCTCCCTGGAGCCATAAATCGCCAT CCGGACCCGGATGGGATGAGGACTGAAATCACTTGTGCAGCTTGTGGTGGCCATTTGGGCCATGTATTTAAAGGTGAAGGGTTTCCAACACCCACCGATGAGCGCCATTGTGTCAACAGCATATCACTCAAGTTCATTCCTGCAAATTCTTCAGACTGA
- the LOC107940645 gene encoding soluble inorganic pyrophosphatase 6, chloroplastic yields MAAAATARIVSVAGSSTVASSSCLLLKAPFALKHGRNALSFNNGRRLSKRLFSCNAIYNPQVQIKHEGQPETLDYRVFFEDTSGKKISPWHDIPLHLGDGVFNFVVEIPKESSAKMEVATDEPYTPIKQDTKKGKLRYYPYNINWNYGLLPQTWEDPSLANSEVDGAFGDNDPVDVVEIGETRRKIGEILKVKPLAALAMIDEGELDWKIVAISLDDPRASLVNDADDVEKHFPGTLTAIRDWFRDYKIPDGKPANKFGLGNKAANKEYALKVITETNESWAKLVKRSIPAGELSLA; encoded by the exons ATGGCAGCAGCAGCAACAGCTAGAATAGTATCCGTCGCCGGAAGTTCCACCGTTGCCTCCTCTTCTTGCTTGCTTCTCAAAGCGCCCTTCGCTTTGAAACACGGCCGTAACGCTCTTAGCTTCAACAACGGCAGACGATTATCCAAAAGGTTATTTTCTTGCAATGCCATTTATAATCCCCAGGTTCAAATCAAACATGAAGGTCAACCCGAAACCCTTGACTACAGAGTCTTCTTCGAAGATACTTCGGGGAAAAAG ATTTCTCCTTGGCATGATATACCATTGCACTTGGGAGATGGTGTTTTTAACTTCGTTGTGGAGATACCCAAAGAGTCAAGTGCAAAAATGGAGGTTGCTACTGATGAGCCATACACTCCCATTAAGCAGGATACTAAGAAGGGCAAACTTCGATATTACCC CTATAATATAAACTGGAATTACGGATTGCTTCCACAAACATGGGAAGACCCTTCTTTAGCAAACTCTGAAGTTGATGGAGCATTTGGTGATAATGACCCTG TTGATGTTGTTGAGATTGGTGAAACCCGGAGAAAGATAGGTGAGATTCTGAAGGTCAAGCCTTTGGCTGCATTAGCCATGATTGATGAAGGGGAACTTGACTGGAAAATAGTTGCTATCTCATTAGATGATCCAAGGGCTTCCCTTGTCAACGATGCCGATGATGTTGAGAAGCATTTCCCG GGGACACTAACGGCAATCAGGGATTGGTTTCGAGACTACAAGATCCCTGATGGAAAACCAGCAAACAAGTTTGGTCTTGGCAACAAGGCAGCAAACAAG GAATATGCTCTGAAGGTCATTACAGAGACTAACGAGTCTTGGGCCAAACTAGTCAAAAGATCAATTCCTGCTGGAGAGCTTTCACTTGCATGA
- the LOC107945119 gene encoding L-galactose dehydrogenase has product MAVPKLEMRPLGNTGLKLSSVGFGASPLGSVFGSVSESDAVASVLEAFRLGINFFDTSPYYGATLSEKMLGKGLKALGVPRSEYIVSTKCGRYREGFDFSAERVTKSIDESLERLQLDYVDIFQCHDIEFGSLDQVVNETIPALQKLKEAGKIRFIGITGLPLEIFTYVLDRVPPGTVDVILSYCHYSINDSTLEDLLPYLKTKGVGVISASPLAMGLLTEFGPPEWHPASPELKSACQAAAVYCKEKGKNISKLAMQYSLSNKDISTVLVGMNSVKQVEENVAAATELALFGKDHETLAEVEAILKPVKNQTWPSGIQRS; this is encoded by the exons ATGGCTGTTCCCAAACTAGAAATGAGACCTCTCGGAAACACCGGCCTCAAGCTCAGCAGCGTGGGCTTCGGAGCTTCCCCTCTCGGCAGCGTCTTCGGTTCCGTTTCCGAAAGCGACGCTGTCGCCTCCGTCCTCGAAGCCTTCCGCCTCGGAATCAACTTCTTCGACACCTCCCC GTATTATGGAGCGACATTGTCAGAGAAGATGCTTGGTAAGGGACTTAAAGCTCTTGGAGTTCCTAGAAGTGAATATATAGTTTCGACAAAATGTGGGAGATATCGTGAAGGTTTTGATTTCAGTGCTGAGAGAGTAACTAAAAGCATTGATGAAAGCTTGGAGAGGTTGCAACTTGATTATGTTGATATATTTCAATGCCATGACATTGAATTCGGCTCTCTTGATCAG GTTGTGAATGAGACGATTCCGGCACTTCAAAAACTGAAGGAAGCAGGGAAGATTCGTTTCATTGGTATCACCGGGTTGCCCTTGGAAATTTTTACTTATGTGCTTGATAGGGTTCCACCAGGCACTGTTGATGTAATATTATCATATTGCCATTATAGCATTAATGATTCAACATTGGAGGATTTATTGCCTTACTTGAAAACCAAAGGTGTTGGCGTAATCAGTGCATCTCCACTTGCTATGGGACTTCTTACTGAGTTTGGTCCACCGGAGTGGCATCCGGCATCTCCCGAACTCAAG TCTGCCTGCCAAGCTGCTGCTGTATATTgtaaagagaaaggaaagaatATTTCGAAGTTAGCTATGCAATACAGCTTGTCAAACAAAGATATTTCGACAGTGCTGGTTGGCATGAACTCGGTTAAACAG GTTGAAGAGAATGTTGCCGCTGCAACAGAACTTGCACTATTCGGGAAAGATCATGAAACTCTAGCTGAGGTGGAAGCAATACTGAAGCCAGTGAAGAATCAGACATGGCCGAGCGGAATTCAACGAAGCTGA